One genomic window of Mycteria americana isolate JAX WOST 10 ecotype Jacksonville Zoo and Gardens chromosome Z, USCA_MyAme_1.0, whole genome shotgun sequence includes the following:
- the DHX29 gene encoding ATP-dependent RNA helicase DHX29 isoform X3: MVRITKSSDDIMTMCPTIVTEDSMQAQHLAATLALYHLTKGQSVHQLLPPTYRDVWLEWRDIEKKKEEENKIETNKPRDNFIARLLNKLKQQQQLQSETQPKVSEGPEDSWENLVSDEDFSSLSLGTSDTDNLEPSRILFKKLQSSSRYQRLLEERQELPVFKHRYSIVETLKKHRVVVVAGETGSGKSTQVPHFLLEDLLLDEGSNKCNIVCTQPRRISAVSLATRVCEELGCESGPGGKNSLCGYQIRMESRTGEATRLLYCTTGVLLRKLQEDGLLSSISHVIVDEVHERSVQSDFLLVILKEILHKRSDLHLILMSATVDSEKFSSYFSHCPILRISGRSYPVEIFHVEDVIEATGYVLEKDSEYCQKFLEEEEEVTINVSSKGGGTTKYQEYVPIQSGSGIDLAPYYAKYSSRTQQAIFYMNPYKINLELILELLAYLDRSPQFKNIEGAVLIFLPGLAHIQQLYDLISTDRRFNLRNRHRLIALHSVLSTQDQAAAFTIPPLGIRKIVLATNIAETGITIPDVVFVIDTGRTKENRYHESSQMSSLEETFVSKASALQRQGRAGRVRDGFCFRMYTRDRFESFMEYSVPEILRVPLEELCLHIMKCNLGSPEDFLSRALDPPQQQVIGNAMNLLRKIGACLLNEPKLTPLGQHLAALPVNVKIGKMLIFGAIFGCLDPVATLAAVMTEKSPFTTPIGRKDEADLAKSSLAMAVSDHITIYNAYLGWKRARQEGGYRAEMTYCRRNFLNRTSLLTLEDVKQELIRVVRAAGFTAPTTQCGWDGNGATQSLSLHEIALLKAVLTAGLYDNVGKIIYTKSVDITEKLACMVETAQGKAQVHPSSVNRDLQTYGWLLYQEKVRYTKVYLRETTLISPFPILLFGGDIEVQHRECLLTVDGWIHFQAPVKIAVIFKQLRVLIESVLKKKLENPKMSLEDDKVLHIIKELIKTENGN; encoded by the exons AT GGTCAGGATTACTAAATCATCAGATGATATAATGACAATGTGTCCTACAATCGTAACAGAAGATAGTATGCAAGCACAACATCTAGCTGCTACTTTGGCGCTCTATCATTTAACCAAAGGACAA TCAGTTCATCAGTTACTGCCTCCTACCTACAGAGATGTCTGGCTAGAATGGAGggatattgaaaagaaaaaggaagaagaaaacaagatagaAACCAACAAACCTCGTGATAACTTTATTGCTAGATTATTAAACAAactcaaacaacaacaacaactacaaTCTGAAACGCAACCAAAAGTGTCTGAAGGTCCTGAAGATTCCTGGGAAAACTTAGTTTCTGATGAGGACTTCAGCAGTCTCTCCCTTGGGACCTCAGACACAGATAATTTGGAACCTTCAAGGATTTTGTTCAAAAAGCTGCAAAGTTCCTCCAGATACCAGAGGCTTCTGGAAGAGAGACAGGAGTTACCTGTATTTAAGCACAGATACTCGATTGTAGAAACTCTTAAAAAACATCGAGTAGTTGTTGTGGCTGGTGAAACAGGCAGTGGGAAGAGTACCCAGGTGCCCCATTTCTTGTTAGAAGACTTGTTGCTAGATGAAGGatcaaataaatgtaatattGTTTGCACACAACCCCGAAGAATCTCAGCAGTGAGTCTGGCAACCAGGGTTTGTGAAGAGCTAGGCTGCGAATCAGGACCAGGAGGAAAA aattcccTGTGTGGATATCAAATCCGTATGGAATCAAGAACAGGAGAAGCAACCAGACTACTGTACTGTACAACAGGTGTCCTGCTTCGGAAACTTCAAGAAGATGGTCTTCTTTCAAGTATATCTCATGTTATTGTAGATGAG GTACACGAAAGAAGTGTCCAGTCTGATTTCTTGCTAGTTATTCTGAAGGAGATCTTGCATAAGCGTTCGGACCTGCATCTGATTTTAATGAGTGCTACTGTAGACAGTGAGAAGTTTTCCAGCTATTTCTCACACTGTCCCATTTTAAGGATCTCGGGGAGGAGTTACCCTGTTGAG ATTTTCCATGTTGAAGATGTAATTGAAGCAACTGGCTATGTTCTGGAGAAAGACTCAGAATATTGTCAGAAGttcttggaggaggaggaggaagtaacAATAAATGTTAGTAGCAAAGGAGGAGGCACTACAAAGTATCAG GAGTATGTCCCAATCCAGTCTGGATCTGGTATCGATTTGGCTCCTTACTATGCGAAGTATAGCAGTCGTACACAGCAAGCTATCTTTTATATGAACCCTTACAAGATCAACCTTGAACTTATTTTGGAGTTGCTTGCATACTTAG ATAGAAGTCCCCAGTTCAAGAACATTGAGGGTGCTGTGCTGATCTTTTTACCAGGCCTTGCCCATATCCAACAGCTGTATGATCTAATTTCAACTGACAGAAGATTTAACCTGCGTAACAG GCACAGGTTGATAGCTTTGCATTCTGTTCTTTCAACTCAAGATCAAGCAGCTGCATTTACAATACCTCCTCTTGGTATTAGAAAG ATTGTTTTGGCAACCAATATAGCAGAGACAGGTATTACGATACCAGATGTTGTCTTTGTAATTGATACtgggagaacaaaagaaaatag GTATCACGAAAGTAGTCAAATGAGTTCCCTGGAGGAGACCTTTGTTAGTAAAGCTAGCGCTCTGCAGCGGCAAGGAAGAGCTGGGCGTGTTAGGGATGGATTCTGCTTCCGAATGTACACAAGAGACAG GTTTGAAAGTTTCATGGAATATTCTGTTCCAGAAATATTGCGTGTGCCTTTGGAGGAATTATGCCTTCATATTATG AAATGCAATCTTGGCTCTCCTGAAGATTTCCTTTCCAGAGCATTAGACCCACCACAGCAGCAAGTAATTGGTAATGCAATGAACCTGTTGAGGAAGATTGGGGCTTGTCTGTTAAACGAGCCTAAGCTGACTCCATTGGGCCAGCACCTTGCAGCCCTTCCTGTCAATGTAAAGATTGGCAAAATGCTTATATTTGGTGCTATATTTGGCTGCTTGGATCCTGtg GCAACTCTGGCTGCTGTTATGACAGAAAAATCCCCATTTACTACACCAATTGGTCGAAAAGATGAAGCAGATCTTGCAAAATCATCTCTAGCAATGGCAGTTTCAGACCATATAACAATCTACAATGCTTATCTGGG gtgGAAAAGAGCTCGACAAGAAGGAGGGTATCGTGCTGAAATGACTTATTGCAGAAGAAATTTCCTTAATAGGACTTCACTGTTAACTCTGGAG GATGTGAAGCAAGAACTCATAAGGGTGGTCAGAGCAGCAGGGTTCACAGCACCTACAACACAATGTGGATGGGATGGAAATGGAGCCACACAATCCCTTTCTCTCCACGAAATAGCTCTTCTTAAAGCTGTGTTGACTGCAGGCCTGTATGACAACgtaggaaaaataatatatacaaaGTCTGTGGATATTACAGAGAAGCTGGCTTGCATGGTAGAAACTGCTCAGGGTAAAGCACAAGTGCATCCCTCCTCTGTAAATCGAGACTTACAGACATACGGATGGCTCCTTTACCAGGAGAAG GTGAGGTACACTAAGGTGTATTTGAGAGAGACCACTTTAATATCCCCCTTTCCCATTTTGCTTTTTGGTGGGGATATAGAAGTCCAGCATCGGGAGTGTCTCCTGACAGTTGATGGCTGGATCCATTTTCAG GCTCCTGTAAAGATAGCGGTGATTTTCAAACAGCTGAGAGTTCTCATTGAGTCTGTTTTAAAGAAGAAGCTTGAAAATCCTAAAATGTCCCTTGAAG atGACAAGGTCTTACACATCATCAAAGAACTGATAAAAACAGAGAATGGTAACTGA
- the DHX29 gene encoding ATP-dependent RNA helicase DHX29 isoform X1 produces MGGRNKKQRAGSAAHTASAATAAARARAAAEAGAAATEGGSRAAPRPPPASKEPRVKQGPKTYSFSSTTDSSAGANLDKSVLKVMINGNLEKRIIDVINDHKKQNDDKGMISRRLTAKKLQDVYMALQRFSFKTEHIEEAMKNTLLYGGDLHSALDWLCLNLPDDALPEGFSQQFEEQQQKPRAKFCSPVSQREPPPRLVDNKKKENGPETKETNAGKEKEMSMKEWILRYAEQQSDEEKNESVKETDEEKFDPNERYVHLAAKLSEAKEQASISKQDKDKQGQKVAQEKIRRIQQEMAILEEHPVFNPALKISNQQQNEKKKTPSTQPQETTLNLSLLEKPDGAAKEERVKKKEPLDIRNFDYSARSWTGKSPKQFLIDWCRKNFPKSPNPAFEKVPVGKYWKCRVRITKSSDDIMTMCPTIVTEDSMQAQHLAATLALYHLTKGQSVHQLLPPTYRDVWLEWRDIEKKKEEENKIETNKPRDNFIARLLNKLKQQQQLQSETQPKVSEGPEDSWENLVSDEDFSSLSLGTSDTDNLEPSRILFKKLQSSSRYQRLLEERQELPVFKHRYSIVETLKKHRVVVVAGETGSGKSTQVPHFLLEDLLLDEGSNKCNIVCTQPRRISAVSLATRVCEELGCESGPGGKNSLCGYQIRMESRTGEATRLLYCTTGVLLRKLQEDGLLSSISHVIVDEVHERSVQSDFLLVILKEILHKRSDLHLILMSATVDSEKFSSYFSHCPILRISGRSYPVEIFHVEDVIEATGYVLEKDSEYCQKFLEEEEEVTINVSSKGGGTTKYQEYVPIQSGSGIDLAPYYAKYSSRTQQAIFYMNPYKINLELILELLAYLDRSPQFKNIEGAVLIFLPGLAHIQQLYDLISTDRRFNLRNRHRLIALHSVLSTQDQAAAFTIPPLGIRKIVLATNIAETGITIPDVVFVIDTGRTKENRYHESSQMSSLEETFVSKASALQRQGRAGRVRDGFCFRMYTRDRFESFMEYSVPEILRVPLEELCLHIMKCNLGSPEDFLSRALDPPQQQVIGNAMNLLRKIGACLLNEPKLTPLGQHLAALPVNVKIGKMLIFGAIFGCLDPVATLAAVMTEKSPFTTPIGRKDEADLAKSSLAMAVSDHITIYNAYLGWKRARQEGGYRAEMTYCRRNFLNRTSLLTLEDVKQELIRVVRAAGFTAPTTQCGWDGNGATQSLSLHEIALLKAVLTAGLYDNVGKIIYTKSVDITEKLACMVETAQGKAQVHPSSVNRDLQTYGWLLYQEKVRYTKVYLRETTLISPFPILLFGGDIEVQHRECLLTVDGWIHFQAPVKIAVIFKQLRVLIESVLKKKLENPKMSLEDDKVLHIIKELIKTENGN; encoded by the exons ATGGGCGGCCGCAACAAGAagcagcgggcgggcagcgcggcccaTACCGCCTCCGCCGCCACCGCTGCTGCCCGGGCTCGAGCCGCTGCCGAGGCTGGCGCTGCTGCTACGGAGGGGGGCAGCCgagcggcgccgcggccgccgcccgcctccaAGGAGCCGCGTGTCAAGCAAG GTCCAAAAACTTACAGTTTTAGTTCAACAACAGATTCCAGTGCTGGTGCAAATCTAGATAAATCTGTTCTTAAG GTAATGATAAATGgtaatttggagaaaaggatTATTGATGTAATCAATGACCATAAAAAACAAAATGATGACAAAGGAATGATTTCCAGAAGACTTACTGCTAAGAAACTACAG gaTGTATACATGGCTTTACAGAGATTCTCTTTTAAGACTGAGCACATTGaggaagcaatgaaaaatacacttttatatgGTGGTGATCTTCACTCTGCACTTGATTGGCTTTGTTTAAATCTTCCTGATG atgCCTTGCCTGAAGGCTTTAGCCAGCAGTTtgaagaacagcaacagaaaccTAGAGCAAAATTTTGTTCTCCTGTGTCACAACGTGAACCTCCACCTCGCTTAGTagataacaaaaagaaagaaaatggccCTGAAACTAAG GAGACAAATgcggggaaagagaaagaaatgagtaTGAAGGAATGGATTTTGCGATATGCTGAGCAACAGAGTGATGAAGAGAAGAATGAGTCTGTGAAAGAGACAGATGAAGAAAAGTTTGACCCA AATGAGAGGTACGTACATCTGGCCGCTAAGCTTTCAGAAGCAAAAGAACAAGCAAGCATCTCCAAGCAAGACAAAGACAAGCAAGGCCAGAAGGTCgcacaggagaaaataagaagaatTCAGCAAG AAATGGCAATACTTGAAGAACATCCGGTATTTAATCCGGCTCTGAAGATTtcaaaccaacaacaaaatgaaaagaagaaaaccccctCAACTCAGCCTCAAGAAACCACTTTGAATTTGAGCTTGCTTGAAAAACCCGATGGtgctgcaaaggaagaaagag TGAAAAAGAAGGAACCACTAGATATAAGAAATTTTGATTATAGTGCTCGAAGCTGGACTGGTAAATCTCCAAAACAATTTTTGATTGACTGGTGCAGGAAGAATTTTCCCAAGAGTCCAAATCCTGCTTTTGAAAAGGTTCCAGTTGGAAAATATTGGAAATGTAG GGTCAGGATTACTAAATCATCAGATGATATAATGACAATGTGTCCTACAATCGTAACAGAAGATAGTATGCAAGCACAACATCTAGCTGCTACTTTGGCGCTCTATCATTTAACCAAAGGACAA TCAGTTCATCAGTTACTGCCTCCTACCTACAGAGATGTCTGGCTAGAATGGAGggatattgaaaagaaaaaggaagaagaaaacaagatagaAACCAACAAACCTCGTGATAACTTTATTGCTAGATTATTAAACAAactcaaacaacaacaacaactacaaTCTGAAACGCAACCAAAAGTGTCTGAAGGTCCTGAAGATTCCTGGGAAAACTTAGTTTCTGATGAGGACTTCAGCAGTCTCTCCCTTGGGACCTCAGACACAGATAATTTGGAACCTTCAAGGATTTTGTTCAAAAAGCTGCAAAGTTCCTCCAGATACCAGAGGCTTCTGGAAGAGAGACAGGAGTTACCTGTATTTAAGCACAGATACTCGATTGTAGAAACTCTTAAAAAACATCGAGTAGTTGTTGTGGCTGGTGAAACAGGCAGTGGGAAGAGTACCCAGGTGCCCCATTTCTTGTTAGAAGACTTGTTGCTAGATGAAGGatcaaataaatgtaatattGTTTGCACACAACCCCGAAGAATCTCAGCAGTGAGTCTGGCAACCAGGGTTTGTGAAGAGCTAGGCTGCGAATCAGGACCAGGAGGAAAA aattcccTGTGTGGATATCAAATCCGTATGGAATCAAGAACAGGAGAAGCAACCAGACTACTGTACTGTACAACAGGTGTCCTGCTTCGGAAACTTCAAGAAGATGGTCTTCTTTCAAGTATATCTCATGTTATTGTAGATGAG GTACACGAAAGAAGTGTCCAGTCTGATTTCTTGCTAGTTATTCTGAAGGAGATCTTGCATAAGCGTTCGGACCTGCATCTGATTTTAATGAGTGCTACTGTAGACAGTGAGAAGTTTTCCAGCTATTTCTCACACTGTCCCATTTTAAGGATCTCGGGGAGGAGTTACCCTGTTGAG ATTTTCCATGTTGAAGATGTAATTGAAGCAACTGGCTATGTTCTGGAGAAAGACTCAGAATATTGTCAGAAGttcttggaggaggaggaggaagtaacAATAAATGTTAGTAGCAAAGGAGGAGGCACTACAAAGTATCAG GAGTATGTCCCAATCCAGTCTGGATCTGGTATCGATTTGGCTCCTTACTATGCGAAGTATAGCAGTCGTACACAGCAAGCTATCTTTTATATGAACCCTTACAAGATCAACCTTGAACTTATTTTGGAGTTGCTTGCATACTTAG ATAGAAGTCCCCAGTTCAAGAACATTGAGGGTGCTGTGCTGATCTTTTTACCAGGCCTTGCCCATATCCAACAGCTGTATGATCTAATTTCAACTGACAGAAGATTTAACCTGCGTAACAG GCACAGGTTGATAGCTTTGCATTCTGTTCTTTCAACTCAAGATCAAGCAGCTGCATTTACAATACCTCCTCTTGGTATTAGAAAG ATTGTTTTGGCAACCAATATAGCAGAGACAGGTATTACGATACCAGATGTTGTCTTTGTAATTGATACtgggagaacaaaagaaaatag GTATCACGAAAGTAGTCAAATGAGTTCCCTGGAGGAGACCTTTGTTAGTAAAGCTAGCGCTCTGCAGCGGCAAGGAAGAGCTGGGCGTGTTAGGGATGGATTCTGCTTCCGAATGTACACAAGAGACAG GTTTGAAAGTTTCATGGAATATTCTGTTCCAGAAATATTGCGTGTGCCTTTGGAGGAATTATGCCTTCATATTATG AAATGCAATCTTGGCTCTCCTGAAGATTTCCTTTCCAGAGCATTAGACCCACCACAGCAGCAAGTAATTGGTAATGCAATGAACCTGTTGAGGAAGATTGGGGCTTGTCTGTTAAACGAGCCTAAGCTGACTCCATTGGGCCAGCACCTTGCAGCCCTTCCTGTCAATGTAAAGATTGGCAAAATGCTTATATTTGGTGCTATATTTGGCTGCTTGGATCCTGtg GCAACTCTGGCTGCTGTTATGACAGAAAAATCCCCATTTACTACACCAATTGGTCGAAAAGATGAAGCAGATCTTGCAAAATCATCTCTAGCAATGGCAGTTTCAGACCATATAACAATCTACAATGCTTATCTGGG gtgGAAAAGAGCTCGACAAGAAGGAGGGTATCGTGCTGAAATGACTTATTGCAGAAGAAATTTCCTTAATAGGACTTCACTGTTAACTCTGGAG GATGTGAAGCAAGAACTCATAAGGGTGGTCAGAGCAGCAGGGTTCACAGCACCTACAACACAATGTGGATGGGATGGAAATGGAGCCACACAATCCCTTTCTCTCCACGAAATAGCTCTTCTTAAAGCTGTGTTGACTGCAGGCCTGTATGACAACgtaggaaaaataatatatacaaaGTCTGTGGATATTACAGAGAAGCTGGCTTGCATGGTAGAAACTGCTCAGGGTAAAGCACAAGTGCATCCCTCCTCTGTAAATCGAGACTTACAGACATACGGATGGCTCCTTTACCAGGAGAAG GTGAGGTACACTAAGGTGTATTTGAGAGAGACCACTTTAATATCCCCCTTTCCCATTTTGCTTTTTGGTGGGGATATAGAAGTCCAGCATCGGGAGTGTCTCCTGACAGTTGATGGCTGGATCCATTTTCAG GCTCCTGTAAAGATAGCGGTGATTTTCAAACAGCTGAGAGTTCTCATTGAGTCTGTTTTAAAGAAGAAGCTTGAAAATCCTAAAATGTCCCTTGAAG atGACAAGGTCTTACACATCATCAAAGAACTGATAAAAACAGAGAATGGTAACTGA
- the DHX29 gene encoding ATP-dependent RNA helicase DHX29 isoform X2, translating into MSMKEWILRYAEQQSDEEKNESVKETDEEKFDPNERYVHLAAKLSEAKEQASISKQDKDKQGQKVAQEKIRRIQQEMAILEEHPVFNPALKISNQQQNEKKKTPSTQPQETTLNLSLLEKPDGAAKEERVKKKEPLDIRNFDYSARSWTGKSPKQFLIDWCRKNFPKSPNPAFEKVPVGKYWKCRVRITKSSDDIMTMCPTIVTEDSMQAQHLAATLALYHLTKGQSVHQLLPPTYRDVWLEWRDIEKKKEEENKIETNKPRDNFIARLLNKLKQQQQLQSETQPKVSEGPEDSWENLVSDEDFSSLSLGTSDTDNLEPSRILFKKLQSSSRYQRLLEERQELPVFKHRYSIVETLKKHRVVVVAGETGSGKSTQVPHFLLEDLLLDEGSNKCNIVCTQPRRISAVSLATRVCEELGCESGPGGKNSLCGYQIRMESRTGEATRLLYCTTGVLLRKLQEDGLLSSISHVIVDEVHERSVQSDFLLVILKEILHKRSDLHLILMSATVDSEKFSSYFSHCPILRISGRSYPVEIFHVEDVIEATGYVLEKDSEYCQKFLEEEEEVTINVSSKGGGTTKYQEYVPIQSGSGIDLAPYYAKYSSRTQQAIFYMNPYKINLELILELLAYLDRSPQFKNIEGAVLIFLPGLAHIQQLYDLISTDRRFNLRNRHRLIALHSVLSTQDQAAAFTIPPLGIRKIVLATNIAETGITIPDVVFVIDTGRTKENRYHESSQMSSLEETFVSKASALQRQGRAGRVRDGFCFRMYTRDRFESFMEYSVPEILRVPLEELCLHIMKCNLGSPEDFLSRALDPPQQQVIGNAMNLLRKIGACLLNEPKLTPLGQHLAALPVNVKIGKMLIFGAIFGCLDPVATLAAVMTEKSPFTTPIGRKDEADLAKSSLAMAVSDHITIYNAYLGWKRARQEGGYRAEMTYCRRNFLNRTSLLTLEDVKQELIRVVRAAGFTAPTTQCGWDGNGATQSLSLHEIALLKAVLTAGLYDNVGKIIYTKSVDITEKLACMVETAQGKAQVHPSSVNRDLQTYGWLLYQEKVRYTKVYLRETTLISPFPILLFGGDIEVQHRECLLTVDGWIHFQAPVKIAVIFKQLRVLIESVLKKKLENPKMSLEDDKVLHIIKELIKTENGN; encoded by the exons atgagtaTGAAGGAATGGATTTTGCGATATGCTGAGCAACAGAGTGATGAAGAGAAGAATGAGTCTGTGAAAGAGACAGATGAAGAAAAGTTTGACCCA AATGAGAGGTACGTACATCTGGCCGCTAAGCTTTCAGAAGCAAAAGAACAAGCAAGCATCTCCAAGCAAGACAAAGACAAGCAAGGCCAGAAGGTCgcacaggagaaaataagaagaatTCAGCAAG AAATGGCAATACTTGAAGAACATCCGGTATTTAATCCGGCTCTGAAGATTtcaaaccaacaacaaaatgaaaagaagaaaaccccctCAACTCAGCCTCAAGAAACCACTTTGAATTTGAGCTTGCTTGAAAAACCCGATGGtgctgcaaaggaagaaagag TGAAAAAGAAGGAACCACTAGATATAAGAAATTTTGATTATAGTGCTCGAAGCTGGACTGGTAAATCTCCAAAACAATTTTTGATTGACTGGTGCAGGAAGAATTTTCCCAAGAGTCCAAATCCTGCTTTTGAAAAGGTTCCAGTTGGAAAATATTGGAAATGTAG GGTCAGGATTACTAAATCATCAGATGATATAATGACAATGTGTCCTACAATCGTAACAGAAGATAGTATGCAAGCACAACATCTAGCTGCTACTTTGGCGCTCTATCATTTAACCAAAGGACAA TCAGTTCATCAGTTACTGCCTCCTACCTACAGAGATGTCTGGCTAGAATGGAGggatattgaaaagaaaaaggaagaagaaaacaagatagaAACCAACAAACCTCGTGATAACTTTATTGCTAGATTATTAAACAAactcaaacaacaacaacaactacaaTCTGAAACGCAACCAAAAGTGTCTGAAGGTCCTGAAGATTCCTGGGAAAACTTAGTTTCTGATGAGGACTTCAGCAGTCTCTCCCTTGGGACCTCAGACACAGATAATTTGGAACCTTCAAGGATTTTGTTCAAAAAGCTGCAAAGTTCCTCCAGATACCAGAGGCTTCTGGAAGAGAGACAGGAGTTACCTGTATTTAAGCACAGATACTCGATTGTAGAAACTCTTAAAAAACATCGAGTAGTTGTTGTGGCTGGTGAAACAGGCAGTGGGAAGAGTACCCAGGTGCCCCATTTCTTGTTAGAAGACTTGTTGCTAGATGAAGGatcaaataaatgtaatattGTTTGCACACAACCCCGAAGAATCTCAGCAGTGAGTCTGGCAACCAGGGTTTGTGAAGAGCTAGGCTGCGAATCAGGACCAGGAGGAAAA aattcccTGTGTGGATATCAAATCCGTATGGAATCAAGAACAGGAGAAGCAACCAGACTACTGTACTGTACAACAGGTGTCCTGCTTCGGAAACTTCAAGAAGATGGTCTTCTTTCAAGTATATCTCATGTTATTGTAGATGAG GTACACGAAAGAAGTGTCCAGTCTGATTTCTTGCTAGTTATTCTGAAGGAGATCTTGCATAAGCGTTCGGACCTGCATCTGATTTTAATGAGTGCTACTGTAGACAGTGAGAAGTTTTCCAGCTATTTCTCACACTGTCCCATTTTAAGGATCTCGGGGAGGAGTTACCCTGTTGAG ATTTTCCATGTTGAAGATGTAATTGAAGCAACTGGCTATGTTCTGGAGAAAGACTCAGAATATTGTCAGAAGttcttggaggaggaggaggaagtaacAATAAATGTTAGTAGCAAAGGAGGAGGCACTACAAAGTATCAG GAGTATGTCCCAATCCAGTCTGGATCTGGTATCGATTTGGCTCCTTACTATGCGAAGTATAGCAGTCGTACACAGCAAGCTATCTTTTATATGAACCCTTACAAGATCAACCTTGAACTTATTTTGGAGTTGCTTGCATACTTAG ATAGAAGTCCCCAGTTCAAGAACATTGAGGGTGCTGTGCTGATCTTTTTACCAGGCCTTGCCCATATCCAACAGCTGTATGATCTAATTTCAACTGACAGAAGATTTAACCTGCGTAACAG GCACAGGTTGATAGCTTTGCATTCTGTTCTTTCAACTCAAGATCAAGCAGCTGCATTTACAATACCTCCTCTTGGTATTAGAAAG ATTGTTTTGGCAACCAATATAGCAGAGACAGGTATTACGATACCAGATGTTGTCTTTGTAATTGATACtgggagaacaaaagaaaatag GTATCACGAAAGTAGTCAAATGAGTTCCCTGGAGGAGACCTTTGTTAGTAAAGCTAGCGCTCTGCAGCGGCAAGGAAGAGCTGGGCGTGTTAGGGATGGATTCTGCTTCCGAATGTACACAAGAGACAG GTTTGAAAGTTTCATGGAATATTCTGTTCCAGAAATATTGCGTGTGCCTTTGGAGGAATTATGCCTTCATATTATG AAATGCAATCTTGGCTCTCCTGAAGATTTCCTTTCCAGAGCATTAGACCCACCACAGCAGCAAGTAATTGGTAATGCAATGAACCTGTTGAGGAAGATTGGGGCTTGTCTGTTAAACGAGCCTAAGCTGACTCCATTGGGCCAGCACCTTGCAGCCCTTCCTGTCAATGTAAAGATTGGCAAAATGCTTATATTTGGTGCTATATTTGGCTGCTTGGATCCTGtg GCAACTCTGGCTGCTGTTATGACAGAAAAATCCCCATTTACTACACCAATTGGTCGAAAAGATGAAGCAGATCTTGCAAAATCATCTCTAGCAATGGCAGTTTCAGACCATATAACAATCTACAATGCTTATCTGGG gtgGAAAAGAGCTCGACAAGAAGGAGGGTATCGTGCTGAAATGACTTATTGCAGAAGAAATTTCCTTAATAGGACTTCACTGTTAACTCTGGAG GATGTGAAGCAAGAACTCATAAGGGTGGTCAGAGCAGCAGGGTTCACAGCACCTACAACACAATGTGGATGGGATGGAAATGGAGCCACACAATCCCTTTCTCTCCACGAAATAGCTCTTCTTAAAGCTGTGTTGACTGCAGGCCTGTATGACAACgtaggaaaaataatatatacaaaGTCTGTGGATATTACAGAGAAGCTGGCTTGCATGGTAGAAACTGCTCAGGGTAAAGCACAAGTGCATCCCTCCTCTGTAAATCGAGACTTACAGACATACGGATGGCTCCTTTACCAGGAGAAG GTGAGGTACACTAAGGTGTATTTGAGAGAGACCACTTTAATATCCCCCTTTCCCATTTTGCTTTTTGGTGGGGATATAGAAGTCCAGCATCGGGAGTGTCTCCTGACAGTTGATGGCTGGATCCATTTTCAG GCTCCTGTAAAGATAGCGGTGATTTTCAAACAGCTGAGAGTTCTCATTGAGTCTGTTTTAAAGAAGAAGCTTGAAAATCCTAAAATGTCCCTTGAAG atGACAAGGTCTTACACATCATCAAAGAACTGATAAAAACAGAGAATGGTAACTGA